The Equus caballus isolate H_3958 breed thoroughbred chromosome 12, TB-T2T, whole genome shotgun sequence genome contains a region encoding:
- the HARBI1 gene encoding putative nuclease HARBI1 yields MAIPITVLDCDLLLYGRGHRTLDRFKLDDVTDEYLMSMYGFPRQFIYYLVELLGTSLSRPTQRSRAISPETQILAALGFYTSGSFQTRMGDAIGISQASMSRCVANVTEALVERASQFIHFPADESSMQALKDEFYELAGMPGVIGVVDCIHVAIKAPNAEDLSYVNRKGLHSLNCLMVCDIRGALMTVETNWPGSLQDYAVLQQSSLSSQFEAGMHKDSWLLGDSSFFLRTWLMTPLHIPETPAEYRYNMAHSATHSVIEKTFRTLCSRFRCLDGSKGALQYSPEKSSHIILACCVLHNISLEHGMDVWSSPVTGPMEQPPEEEYEHMESLDLEADRIRQELMLTHFS; encoded by the exons ATGGCTATACCGATAACAGTGCTTGACTGTGATCTCTTGCTGTATGGCCGAGGTCACCGGACATTAGACCGCTTTAAGCTGGATGATGTGACAGATGAATACTTGATGTCCATGTATGGGTTTCCTCGACAGTTCATTTATTACTTGGTGGAGCTCCTGGGGACAAGTCTTTCCAGACCTACTCAGAGATCCAGGGCTATTAGCCCAGAGACACAGATCCTTGCAGCCCTGGGCTTCTATACCTCAGGTTCCTTCCAGACTCGAATGGGAGATGCTATTGGTATCAGCCAGGCATCGATGAGTCGATGTGTTGCCAATGTCACCGAAGCACTTGTGGAAAGAGCCTCACAGTTCATTCACTTTCCAGCTGATGAGTCCTCCATGCAGGCTCTGAAGGATGAGTTCTATGAGTTAGCAGGGATGCCAGGGGTAATAGGGGTGGTTGACTGTATCCATGTGGCAATCAAGGCGCCAAATGCTGAAGACCTCTCCTATGTGAACCGCAAAGGTCTGCATTCTTTAAATTGCCTGATGGTGTGTGACATCAGAGGGGCTCTAATGACTGTGGAGACAAACTGGCCGGGCAGCCTCCAGGACTATGCTGTGCTGCAGCAGTCTTCTCTCAGCAGTCAGTTTGAAGCTGGAATGCACAAAGATAGCTGGCTGCTTG GTGACAGTTCCTTCTTTCTCCGCACCTGGCTCATGACCCCACTGCACATTCCTGAAACTCCAGCCGAATATCGCTATAATATGGCCCATTCTGCAACTCACAGCGTGATTGAGAAGACCTTCCGAACCCTCTGCTCCCGATTCCGCTGCCTGGATGGATCCAAGGGGGCTCTGCAGTACTCACCGGAGAAGTCCAGCCACATCATCTTGGCCTGTTGTGTCCTCCATAACATCTCCTTGGAGCATGGGATGGATGTTTGGTCCTCTCCAGTGACAGGACCCATGGAACAGCCCCCTGAGGAAGAATATGAGCACATGGAGTCCCTGGACCTAGAGGCTGACCGCATCCGTCAGGAGCTGATGCTCACTCATTTTAGCTAA